A genomic segment from Legionella micdadei encodes:
- the glnE gene encoding bifunctional [glutamate--ammonia ligase]-adenylyl-L-tyrosine phosphorylase/[glutamate--ammonia-ligase] adenylyltransferase: MQQQLQSKLHFYRKHFSELVHPLNHALKSLLLVSDYACRHIEILKRLLAEDDGLQPLGYDDYQRLLSQLPEQGPHFGRELRYFRHRHFLRLMLRELAGLADTEQTMAAWSDCADAIILRSLQFCQQELTNRYGQPCDEMGKPTQLYVLAMGKLGGQELNYSSDVDLIFAFSAAGYTNGQDQVSNQQYYSKVVQNFMQLLQNPTAEGFVFRVDLRLRPNGDSGALVCTLAAMETYYQEQGRDWERYAMVKARLIGEHTKDQNHWFHRLITPFVYRRYVDFSVIESLRSMKAMIAREVQLNPMLDDIKRGLGGIREIEFIIQSIQLIRGGRFPYLRQQNLITALDAIKEEGLLTRTAALKQAYLFLRKLENALQSLNDQQTHTLPKDEIKQTQIAFAMGFENWNVLLTRLQQYQRIVSTLFRSILRKGDPYEDENRLIANQLASLWQGHVENSMAINLLASLGFREPERCYQMLHAFRHSPRCRRLSQAARMRLDRFMLLLLTELTQVAETDTVLSQVLHLLENIVGRSAYLALITENPQVLKELLHWFAHSPFITSLLVSQPFLLEILLDQEENWRLPSRQQLEQTLKNQLAHCTENELEGEILRQFKLNNWLCAARAEMHGQYDAVRIGRFLADVAEVIVEEVLVIACQQLTRRYPQMMQIKSRFAIIAYGKLGSREMNYNSDLDLVFIHAALDEEEGLVTRLTQKILHMLTTRSQAGILYSVDTRLRPSGAAGLLVSHIDAFIEYQRTQAWTWEHQALLRARILVANKRIHHLFKQLKADVLFLPRDRNVLRDEVLAMRTKISRHSDAEQVKFAAGGLLDLEFLVQFLVLANPRQGLIRYTNTLSLLQKLYSEKILTREQFIKLKQAYKSYHHLLHQNLLQPASYDYHAHQLDVVKVSKELFAYY; encoded by the coding sequence ATGCAACAACAGTTACAATCGAAACTGCATTTTTATCGGAAACATTTTTCTGAGTTAGTGCATCCGCTTAATCACGCGCTGAAGTCCTTACTATTGGTAAGCGATTACGCTTGTCGCCACATTGAAATTTTAAAAAGGTTACTCGCGGAAGATGATGGTTTGCAACCTCTGGGCTATGACGATTATCAACGATTATTGAGCCAATTGCCTGAGCAAGGCCCTCATTTTGGCCGTGAGTTGCGGTATTTTCGTCATCGCCATTTTTTACGTTTGATGCTACGTGAGCTTGCTGGGTTAGCGGATACGGAACAAACAATGGCTGCTTGGTCAGACTGTGCCGATGCGATTATTTTACGTTCACTGCAATTTTGTCAGCAAGAACTAACGAATCGCTATGGCCAACCCTGCGATGAGATGGGTAAACCAACGCAACTTTATGTGCTTGCAATGGGCAAACTTGGCGGACAAGAACTCAATTACTCTTCTGATGTTGATCTAATTTTCGCTTTTTCAGCAGCCGGTTATACCAATGGGCAAGACCAGGTAAGTAACCAGCAATATTACAGTAAAGTCGTGCAGAATTTTATGCAGCTTTTGCAAAATCCGACTGCAGAGGGTTTTGTTTTTCGTGTCGATTTACGTTTGCGCCCTAATGGCGATAGCGGTGCTTTAGTCTGCACTTTAGCTGCCATGGAAACCTATTACCAAGAGCAAGGACGGGACTGGGAGCGTTATGCGATGGTCAAAGCGCGTCTAATTGGTGAGCATACTAAAGATCAAAACCATTGGTTTCATCGCTTGATTACTCCTTTTGTCTACCGCCGCTATGTCGATTTCAGCGTGATTGAATCCTTGCGCAGCATGAAAGCGATGATAGCGCGGGAAGTGCAATTGAACCCCATGCTCGATGACATTAAGCGCGGGCTTGGAGGAATTCGCGAAATTGAATTCATTATCCAGAGCATTCAGTTGATTCGAGGTGGTCGTTTTCCTTATTTAAGACAGCAAAATCTGATAACAGCGCTTGATGCAATAAAAGAAGAGGGGTTGCTCACACGCACTGCGGCTTTAAAGCAAGCTTATCTTTTTTTAAGGAAATTGGAAAATGCGCTGCAAAGCTTAAACGATCAGCAAACGCATACCTTGCCTAAAGATGAAATCAAGCAAACACAAATCGCTTTTGCGATGGGTTTTGAAAATTGGAATGTGCTTTTGACAAGGCTGCAACAATATCAACGGATTGTGAGTACCCTTTTCCGCTCCATTTTGCGCAAAGGCGACCCTTATGAAGACGAAAATCGGCTTATTGCTAACCAATTAGCTAGCTTATGGCAAGGCCATGTTGAAAACAGCATGGCAATTAATTTATTAGCCAGTCTTGGATTTCGTGAACCTGAGCGGTGTTATCAGATGCTGCATGCCTTTCGCCATTCACCACGATGCCGACGTTTATCGCAAGCTGCTCGAATGCGTCTTGATCGTTTTATGTTGCTGTTGTTAACTGAGTTAACTCAGGTGGCTGAGACAGATACCGTTTTATCGCAAGTTTTGCACTTGCTCGAAAATATCGTTGGCCGCAGTGCCTATTTGGCTTTGATAACTGAAAATCCACAAGTCCTAAAAGAATTATTGCATTGGTTTGCCCATAGCCCTTTTATTACTTCTTTGCTTGTAAGCCAGCCTTTTTTACTCGAGATTCTTCTCGATCAGGAAGAAAATTGGCGATTGCCCTCGCGTCAGCAGCTTGAACAAACCTTAAAAAATCAATTGGCGCATTGCACAGAAAATGAATTAGAAGGCGAAATTTTACGTCAATTTAAATTGAATAATTGGCTTTGTGCAGCGCGTGCAGAGATGCACGGGCAGTACGATGCGGTGCGTATTGGCCGCTTTTTAGCCGATGTTGCCGAGGTTATTGTTGAAGAAGTTTTGGTCATCGCTTGTCAGCAATTAACAAGGCGATATCCACAAATGATGCAGATTAAATCACGCTTTGCCATCATCGCTTACGGCAAGTTAGGTAGTAGGGAAATGAATTATAATTCCGATCTTGATTTGGTTTTTATCCACGCAGCGCTTGATGAAGAAGAAGGATTAGTCACGCGGTTGACGCAAAAAATTTTGCATATGCTAACAACGCGGTCGCAAGCAGGAATTTTATATTCTGTTGATACCCGTTTGCGCCCCTCAGGTGCAGCTGGTTTACTTGTCAGCCATATTGACGCGTTCATTGAATACCAGCGTACCCAAGCCTGGACATGGGAGCATCAAGCTTTACTGCGTGCCCGAATCCTAGTAGCCAACAAACGCATCCATCACCTCTTCAAGCAGCTCAAAGCAGATGTGTTATTTTTGCCGAGAGATAGGAATGTTCTTCGGGATGAAGTGTTAGCAATGAGAACAAAAATTAGTCGGCATTCTGACGCCGAGCAAGTGAAATTTGCTGCCGGCGGCTTGCTTGATCTTGAATTCTTAGTGCAATTTCTAGTGTTGGCCAATCCAAGACAGGGCTTAATACGCTATACCAATACCCTCAGTCTGTTGCAAAAATTATACAGCGAAAAGATCCTTACTCGGGAGCAATTTATTAAACTCAAACAGGCATATAAGTCCTATCATCATTTATTACACCAAAATTTACTGCAGCCAGCATCATATGATTACCATGCGCATCAACTTGATGTGGTCAAGGTGAGTAAGGAGTTGTTCGCTTATTATTGA
- a CDS encoding alpha/beta fold hydrolase translates to MGYVQVDACTRVFVQDWGSGKPIVFISGWPFDHRCYEYQFTQIPKHGYRCVGIDMRGYGKSDKPWGDYNYNVFADDILKVLRHLDLDNVTLVGHSMGGAIAINYCVRHHNERVSGLVLLGAAAPIWTQRPDFPHGLTIDQCNELLELCYSDRAQLLENFGKIFFHKEDAVSPKFADWMQNMGMEASPYATAECIIALRDTDQRKNLEKVKVPTAIFHAPGDKVCPFGLAEAMNKGIKNSKIIRFENSGHGLFYDEWKKCNEELMKFVDELHK, encoded by the coding sequence ATGGGATATGTACAAGTTGATGCCTGTACTCGCGTTTTCGTACAGGATTGGGGATCTGGTAAACCTATTGTCTTTATTTCTGGCTGGCCTTTTGACCATCGTTGCTATGAATATCAATTCACACAAATACCTAAGCATGGTTATCGTTGCGTTGGGATTGATATGCGAGGCTATGGAAAATCAGATAAGCCCTGGGGCGATTATAATTACAATGTTTTTGCCGATGATATTCTGAAGGTTTTACGCCATCTCGACTTAGACAATGTCACCCTAGTAGGCCATTCCATGGGTGGTGCAATTGCCATTAACTACTGCGTCCGCCACCACAATGAGCGCGTTTCAGGCCTTGTACTCTTAGGCGCTGCCGCACCCATCTGGACACAACGTCCCGATTTCCCGCATGGTTTGACGATTGATCAATGCAATGAGTTACTTGAATTATGCTATTCTGACAGAGCTCAATTGTTGGAAAATTTCGGCAAGATTTTCTTCCACAAAGAAGACGCAGTAAGCCCTAAATTTGCTGATTGGATGCAAAACATGGGTATGGAAGCTTCTCCTTATGCCACTGCCGAATGCATTATCGCCCTTAGGGATACTGATCAACGTAAAAACTTAGAAAAAGTGAAAGTGCCTACAGCCATTTTCCACGCCCCTGGCGATAAAGTATGTCCTTTTGGCTTAGCTGAAGCAATGAACAAAGGCATTAAAAATTCGAAGATCATCCGCTTTGAAAACAGCGGGCATGGGCTGTTTTATGACGAGTGGAAAAAATGCAATGAAGAATTGATGAAATTTGTGGATGAGCTTCATAAATAA
- a CDS encoding transporter substrate-binding domain-containing protein gives MRIACFICGILFATFAHPQNEPLKIAVNGFAPPFVMQSGNKQLYGFDISMMTSICKILKRSCQFQAMRFQDLIPAVESKKVDVAVGSIIITPERSTHVNFSLPYLISHSRFLGPKNLAGQPFSFQMLNNKTIGVEKGSIFTDEISDMGVRNPSIISYSRNVDVVDALNNGDVDIALMDDPTAKYWEIESSGSLIALGQPFVYGFGIGIAVNREQITLLEQINKALIQYQNSNDFKQNYDRYLKQF, from the coding sequence ATGAGAATAGCATGCTTTATCTGTGGAATTTTATTCGCAACCTTCGCTCATCCCCAGAATGAACCTCTCAAAATTGCCGTGAATGGCTTTGCACCCCCTTTTGTTATGCAGTCCGGCAATAAACAACTTTATGGTTTTGATATCAGCATGATGACCAGTATTTGTAAAATATTAAAACGATCTTGCCAATTTCAGGCTATGCGCTTTCAAGATTTAATTCCAGCAGTCGAATCAAAAAAAGTTGATGTCGCTGTCGGCTCTATCATTATTACTCCTGAACGCTCTACCCATGTTAATTTTTCCTTGCCTTATTTAATTAGTCATTCTCGTTTTCTTGGGCCAAAAAATTTAGCCGGCCAGCCTTTCAGTTTCCAAATGCTCAATAACAAAACAATAGGCGTTGAAAAAGGTAGCATTTTTACTGATGAAATCAGTGACATGGGTGTCCGCAACCCGAGTATTATCAGCTATAGCCGCAACGTTGATGTGGTTGACGCGTTAAATAATGGCGACGTAGACATTGCCTTAATGGATGACCCGACGGCTAAATACTGGGAAATAGAATCATCTGGATCGCTTATTGCCTTAGGCCAGCCTTTTGTTTACGGTTTTGGCATCGGCATCGCGGTCAATAGAGAACAAATTACGTTATTAGAGCAAATTAACAAAGCCCTTATTCAATATCAAAACAGCAACGATTTTAAACAAAATTATGATCGGTATTTAAAACAGTTTTAA
- a CDS encoding DUF1328 family protein, with translation MLEWAFVVLLIAAIAAAYGYTKSDSTSSYIAKLLFVSFLFVFLLLVIFSLFSTAPPPSSENSKLPL, from the coding sequence ATGTTGGAATGGGCCTTTGTTGTATTACTAATTGCCGCTATTGCCGCAGCGTATGGTTATACGAAGTCTGATTCCACCTCTTCTTACATCGCAAAATTATTGTTTGTTTCTTTTTTATTTGTTTTCTTGCTCTTAGTGATTTTCAGTTTATTCAGCACGGCTCCGCCGCCCTCTTCAGAGAATTCAAAATTACCGTTATAA
- a CDS encoding AI-2E family transporter, producing MNENHKELISISLTIGIVALAIFIVHRFIPSMIWAAIIVIATYPLYKHWRRLFGGRDNLAALLFTTIVGLILLLPLSWLISILITEIQLFINYLQVINKVGGPAPDFIGKFPVIGNDLVNYWNTHFSHPGNLRELLTNLHISLTPASYYIKQVGVNLAHRGFQLGFTLLTLFFFYRDGDELFQQINHIGEYCLSDRWFRYADRLPSALRGTVNGTIVVGLGVGILMGVCYFFVGFPAPTLVGFITAFAAMIPFVVPIVFTAVALILLASGSMVSALVVIVWGTFVMFVADHFIKPVLIGGAIKLPFLAVLFGILGGVETLGLLGLFVGPIIMVLFITLWQESQGTGRVPIIAKK from the coding sequence ATGAATGAAAACCATAAAGAGTTAATCAGTATAAGCCTGACCATTGGTATTGTGGCTCTGGCTATCTTCATTGTTCATCGATTCATTCCGTCAATGATATGGGCTGCTATTATTGTGATAGCTACTTATCCACTCTATAAACATTGGCGGCGGTTATTCGGGGGCCGCGATAATCTGGCCGCTTTATTATTTACCACGATTGTCGGACTCATCCTCCTATTGCCGTTAAGTTGGTTGATTTCCATTCTGATCACCGAAATTCAATTGTTTATTAATTACCTACAAGTCATCAACAAAGTGGGCGGCCCGGCTCCTGATTTTATTGGAAAGTTTCCAGTAATTGGGAATGATCTGGTGAATTATTGGAATACTCATTTTAGCCACCCCGGTAATCTTCGTGAGCTACTTACCAATTTGCATATCTCATTAACACCAGCGAGCTATTACATTAAGCAAGTAGGGGTTAATCTTGCGCACCGTGGATTTCAACTGGGTTTTACTTTGCTAACCTTATTTTTCTTTTATCGAGATGGGGATGAATTATTTCAGCAAATCAACCATATAGGAGAATACTGTTTAAGTGATCGTTGGTTCCGCTATGCCGATCGATTACCGTCTGCTTTACGCGGTACGGTAAATGGTACGATTGTGGTTGGTTTAGGAGTGGGTATTTTGATGGGAGTTTGTTATTTTTTTGTCGGCTTTCCAGCACCCACTTTGGTAGGGTTTATCACGGCATTTGCAGCAATGATCCCTTTTGTTGTTCCCATTGTGTTTACAGCAGTTGCCTTAATCTTGCTTGCCAGCGGGAGCATGGTTAGTGCACTTGTCGTGATCGTCTGGGGTACATTTGTCATGTTTGTGGCGGATCACTTTATTAAGCCTGTGTTGATAGGCGGTGCGATTAAGCTGCCTTTTCTTGCTGTGCTCTTTGGCATATTAGGGGGGGTTGAGACCCTTGGGTTGCTTGGATTGTTTGTTGGCCCTATCATCATGGTGTTGTTTATAACGCTTTGGCAAGAGTCGCAGGGTACTGGCAGGGTACCAATAATAGCTAAAAAATGA
- a CDS encoding phosphatidylglycerophosphatase A family protein, translated as MNPINLSQKVWQDPIYFIGFGFGSGLMPIAPGTWGSLAAVPLYLLLAGHSLGIYLLCTLAAFALGVWVCDKISQDLGEHDYSGIVWDEVVGYLLTMTMVPVGLVWMILGFLLFRLFDVWKPQPIRFIDERIKGGLGIMLDDLLAAVPAWLILQLLVWGFAK; from the coding sequence ATGAATCCTATCAATTTATCGCAAAAAGTCTGGCAGGACCCGATATATTTTATTGGCTTTGGGTTCGGAAGTGGATTAATGCCGATAGCGCCCGGAACATGGGGAAGTTTAGCGGCAGTGCCTTTGTATTTATTACTGGCGGGGCATTCCTTGGGAATTTATTTGCTTTGCACTCTTGCCGCTTTTGCCCTTGGTGTATGGGTATGTGATAAGATATCTCAGGATTTAGGTGAGCATGACTATTCCGGTATAGTTTGGGATGAAGTGGTTGGCTACTTGCTTACGATGACAATGGTGCCGGTTGGACTGGTGTGGATGATTCTAGGATTCCTGCTGTTCCGCCTTTTTGATGTTTGGAAGCCGCAGCCAATACGGTTTATTGATGAACGCATAAAAGGTGGGTTAGGGATCATGTTAGATGATTTGTTAGCTGCAGTACCTGCCTGGTTGATCTTGCAATTGCTTGTTTGGGGCTTTGCGAAATGA
- the thiL gene encoding thiamine-phosphate kinase, with the protein MNEFSLIDTYFKAPALSRDDVIFGIGDDAACLAVPAGQQLLVSTDTLVAEVHFLSSWDPYDIAYKAVMVNISDIAAMAAKPCWLSLALTMPEFDKIWLDRFAQGLHDSLRQFNIALIGGDTTHGPLSITITIHGLIPAGKAVRRNGAKPGDKIYVSGELGAAALAVEFLKNNDIDEQDNNVLMQKLKHPNPRIDLAEILQEHASSAIDISDGLSADLNHICVASKVGVCLNSTAIPVHPLVRKYKQNDAVDFALIGGDDYELCFTVPAAKETKFLSALHKAGLRCYPIGVIEETLGFRIEMANTEIKNFAPRGYSHF; encoded by the coding sequence ATGAATGAGTTTTCGTTAATCGATACTTATTTCAAAGCGCCGGCACTTAGCCGGGATGATGTAATTTTTGGAATAGGCGACGATGCGGCTTGCCTTGCAGTGCCTGCGGGTCAGCAATTGCTCGTTTCCACAGATACCTTGGTCGCAGAAGTTCATTTCTTATCGAGTTGGGATCCTTACGATATTGCCTATAAAGCAGTTATGGTTAATATTAGCGACATTGCGGCAATGGCAGCAAAACCCTGTTGGCTCAGTTTAGCTCTGACTATGCCCGAATTTGATAAGATTTGGTTGGATCGTTTTGCTCAAGGTCTACATGATTCATTGCGACAATTTAATATTGCTTTAATCGGTGGTGATACAACCCACGGGCCTTTAAGCATAACCATCACTATTCATGGCTTAATCCCCGCGGGGAAAGCGGTACGGCGTAATGGTGCTAAGCCAGGGGATAAGATTTATGTGAGCGGTGAGTTAGGAGCCGCAGCTTTAGCTGTTGAATTTTTAAAAAATAATGATATCGATGAGCAGGATAATAACGTGTTAATGCAAAAGCTTAAACATCCTAATCCTCGTATTGATTTAGCAGAAATTCTACAGGAACATGCTTCATCGGCCATTGATATTTCGGACGGTTTAAGTGCTGATTTGAATCACATCTGTGTTGCAAGCAAGGTAGGGGTTTGCCTTAACTCTACCGCGATTCCTGTGCATCCCTTGGTGAGAAAATACAAGCAAAATGATGCAGTGGATTTTGCCCTTATTGGTGGTGATGACTATGAGTTATGTTTTACGGTACCTGCTGCAAAAGAAACAAAATTCTTATCTGCCTTGCACAAGGCTGGATTAAGATGTTACCCCATCGGCGTTATTGAAGAAACCCTAGGTTTTCGTATAGAAATGGCAAATACTGAGATTAAAAATTTTGCCCCACGGGGATATAGTCATTTTTAG
- the nusB gene encoding transcription antitermination factor NusB gives MEKQSIKGKRRARKLALQALYQWLMSGYELYEIEAQFRVINDMTKVDAEYFCRLLHGVPKYVKTLEDNLAPFLDRPIENLNPIELTVLRLGAFELCYCPEIPYRVVLDEAISLAKEFGSQDGHRYVNGVLNNLARKVRAVEISLHNE, from the coding sequence GTGGAAAAACAATCAATTAAGGGCAAAAGGCGTGCTCGAAAGCTGGCCTTACAGGCTCTTTATCAATGGCTGATGTCAGGCTATGAATTATATGAAATTGAGGCTCAGTTTCGGGTTATCAATGATATGACCAAGGTTGATGCGGAATATTTTTGCCGTTTGCTTCACGGTGTACCCAAATACGTCAAAACCTTAGAAGACAACTTGGCCCCTTTTCTCGACAGACCCATTGAAAATTTAAATCCAATTGAGTTAACGGTATTGCGACTCGGCGCTTTTGAATTATGTTATTGTCCAGAAATCCCCTATCGGGTTGTGCTCGATGAAGCTATTTCTTTAGCTAAGGAATTTGGTTCCCAAGATGGTCACCGTTACGTCAATGGTGTGCTGAATAATCTGGCTAGAAAAGTCAGAGCAGTTGAAATAAGCCTTCATAATGAATGA
- the nrdR gene encoding transcriptional regulator NrdR, with protein MHCPFCHAEDTKVVDSRLVAEGAQVRRRRQCLLCHERFTTFESAELIMPSIIKRDGRREPFNVNNLRAGMLRALEKRPVSLDALEEAIIAIMQEIRRSGEREVDSRLVGELVMKQLFRLDHVAYVRFASVYKRFKDVSDFRQTIDQMKDDRTSGSSD; from the coding sequence ATGCATTGTCCATTTTGCCATGCTGAAGATACCAAGGTAGTTGATTCGCGTTTAGTTGCGGAAGGCGCACAAGTACGCAGAAGACGCCAGTGTCTTCTTTGCCACGAACGGTTCACTACTTTCGAATCAGCAGAATTAATCATGCCCTCCATCATCAAGCGTGATGGTCGGCGTGAGCCATTTAATGTGAACAACTTGCGCGCAGGCATGTTGCGTGCTCTGGAAAAAAGACCGGTAAGCCTTGATGCACTTGAAGAAGCCATTATCGCGATCATGCAAGAAATCCGACGCAGTGGGGAGCGTGAAGTTGACTCACGGTTAGTTGGGGAATTGGTGATGAAACAACTGTTTCGTCTTGATCATGTTGCTTATGTGCGATTTGCCTCGGTTTATAAACGCTTTAAAGATGTGAGTGACTTCAGGCAAACTATCGATCAAATGAAAGATGATCGAACATCGGGATCTTCTGATTAA
- the glyA gene encoding serine hydroxymethyltransferase, giving the protein MYNRNYTIAGFDEELARAIEAERVRQEDHIELIASENYASPRVLEAQGSVLTNKYAEGYPGKRYYGGCEYVDIAESLAVERAKKLFAADYVNVQPHSGSQANAAVMMALLSPGDVVLGMALPHGGHLTHGSKVNFSGKLYQSVEYGLDVQTGLIDYDELERLAVDHKPKMIIAGFSAYSQVLDWPRFRAIADKVGAYLMADIAHVAGLVAVGLYPSPLRYADVVTTTTHKTLRGPRGGMIMARANEEIEKKLNSAVFPGMQGGPLMHVIAAKAVAFAEALQPEFKLYQQQVLLNAKIMAEVLKSRGYPIVSGGTENHLLLVNLIEKNITGKDADAALGRANITVNKNSVPNDPRSPFVTSGLRLGTPAITTRGFKEKEVSQLTGWIADVLDDMNNEAIIARVKSQVLQLCREFPVYR; this is encoded by the coding sequence ATGTATAATCGAAATTACACGATTGCAGGTTTTGATGAGGAACTAGCGCGGGCAATCGAAGCCGAACGCGTGCGTCAAGAGGATCACATTGAGCTAATTGCCTCAGAAAACTATGCGAGCCCCCGGGTTTTAGAGGCGCAAGGCTCTGTCCTTACCAATAAATATGCTGAAGGCTATCCTGGCAAACGTTATTATGGCGGTTGTGAATACGTCGATATTGCCGAATCGCTCGCAGTTGAGCGTGCTAAAAAATTATTCGCAGCAGATTATGTCAACGTACAACCTCATTCAGGCTCACAAGCGAATGCCGCGGTGATGATGGCGCTCCTTTCTCCTGGCGATGTGGTTTTGGGTATGGCTTTACCTCACGGGGGGCATCTAACTCATGGCTCAAAGGTTAATTTTTCAGGAAAGTTATACCAATCTGTCGAGTACGGCTTGGACGTTCAAACGGGTCTGATTGATTACGATGAGCTAGAAAGGCTTGCTGTGGATCATAAGCCAAAAATGATCATTGCTGGATTTTCTGCCTATTCACAAGTGCTCGATTGGCCAAGATTTCGAGCTATTGCAGATAAAGTCGGTGCCTATTTAATGGCTGATATAGCGCATGTCGCTGGTCTGGTTGCGGTTGGCCTTTATCCCTCACCCTTACGTTATGCGGACGTTGTTACCACAACCACTCATAAAACCTTGCGTGGACCGCGTGGTGGGATGATTATGGCGCGCGCTAATGAAGAAATTGAGAAGAAACTCAATTCTGCTGTTTTTCCTGGGATGCAGGGTGGTCCTCTGATGCATGTGATTGCAGCCAAAGCTGTTGCTTTTGCTGAAGCACTACAGCCTGAATTTAAGCTTTATCAGCAGCAGGTTTTGTTAAATGCTAAAATTATGGCTGAGGTCTTAAAAAGCCGTGGCTATCCCATTGTATCAGGTGGTACAGAAAACCATCTTCTTTTGGTTAACTTAATTGAGAAAAATATTACTGGTAAAGATGCTGATGCCGCTTTAGGACGGGCTAACATTACCGTGAATAAGAATTCAGTACCTAATGATCCGCGCTCTCCTTTTGTCACTAGTGGATTGCGCTTAGGGACACCCGCAATTACGACTCGCGGATTTAAGGAAAAAGAAGTCAGTCAGTTGACTGGATGGATAGCGGATGTGCTCGATGATATGAATAATGAAGCAATTATTGCGCGCGTTAAGTCACAAGTATTGCAATTATGTCGTGAATTTCCGGTATATCGATAA